One window of the Endomicrobium proavitum genome contains the following:
- a CDS encoding OmpA family protein — protein sequence MKTILRAVITFFVCVCHTVLDTVSMLNKKRIPIFSAMTNKKSVIKRSVLRAIALQDLLLSLKFHFSLSTFHIALLIAFSLFLAAPKTNAQTSVNNFADFIAITTTTNNYDISLTGDIFFSGGNFNILSGAITGNGYALDGQNVNAGVLLTSGNNLFFYGPITFQNFSKASANYGKASQGGALFVAGAYNVYLDSATILNFASSTINFAGNTVISGGEGTASQGGGLFVGGAVAAGRSYAGANNSSSATAVVNFTSSTVNFASNTVISGGDGAAAQGGGLFVGGAVAAGAFDAGANNSSSGTAVVNFTSSTINFTSNTVISGDYGTAAQGGGLFVGGAVSAGTYYYGISNASSGTAVVNFTSSTINFTSNTVASGLYGAAVQGGGLFVGGAVAAGAKSNAVNNSSSATAVVNFTLSTVNFASNTVINGGYGTAAQGGGLFVGGAVAVGVYNDGANNASSATAVVNFTSSTINFAGNTVISGDEGTASQGGGLFVGGAVAAVILYGVNDSSSATAVVNFTSSTVSFANNTVTSGNNGTAAQGGGLFVGGAVAAVVAGSGANNASSGTAVVNFTSSTINFTSNTVTSGGNGSASQGGGLFVGGAVSAGAVYGAANYSSSGTATVTFTNSIVNIGNNVAQDGGGLFVGGSVSTGAYTNGVNTATNGIAQATFTGSTVTIIGNAASASGGGIYIAGNYGAGATDGQASLIFENTKVTIASNTAQQGAAIYAVNRASVVFNNTNIEFLWNKSAAGNGVVYWDTSSYVGLENAKITKAIGNQANNGGFLYLVNGVTVTFAGTATFDGNKASVNGGALYITGNTSQIIFADGSTITFTNNNAAQGGAVYATAGANVVFTTGAHYVVSNNTATYGGFIAVNNATATFKSGVDFSLSNSSATYGGFLYATNNAIANFENIYASSNSAALGGFAAAESGAVINIGSAVITGNVATSSGGAIYLQTSTANFNSATGAIVFASNTANGKANDIYAAGSFINFNAENNQIRIEDGIYIGAGGNNTISKTGLGELYISGNNYIQGAFNQTAGTTLIEKATWTFENGNWNVTTSSGVRITSSVVTVANTVITSFTYNSFAAGVSSITNANARALTLNASAAVFDGNMYFSSNTSAMMVNGGAVGIYSSSVQFNGYASFVGNTATGGRLTFSNNGANGGAIYAQNSVIEFNGKSNFAGNSAQRATTGADGNGSGIYALNSQIYFNEISSFTGQLGGNSQYGGAIYIEQSTIVFNKGAYFESNVSMGAGIYSSGSYVSFRNSPVAFFNNTAGDYNQSGALYVRQGSLIEFVGADANFTNNKSQHGGGAIYLLAGSTMTFSNNNVVFSSNTDNTSGGAIYSNGLILFNAAQVLFADNKVANGSSMAPVRGLGGAIIIRAGGEIDFIGSSVAFARNSAYTLGGAIYADAGSTITFASAPAIFDDNVAESSGGAIYSNLANITFNNGNATFTNNKALTGSGGAIYAVDDLVFDGANVDFTGNEALSGNGGAIFADDTILTIKNAVMTFMNNKALLGGAVYASNNSNITLSGRGSFIGNEANASGAAVYVTGGSTVTLEAASGDILFTGNKAAGTPNDIYADNNSRLNLITGGTNTISIAGGILSNTAGTAIEVNKTGTGTLFMGGDNEIWGDFTATAGKVVLLESATFKANNIIFNGAELDMTDADLYDNLHVNVATATTMFASNTSLLMDIFENGNNDQIFASSAQIGGNLQIKAHFGVYNNQEYHLIMSSENAINGTFANATFVYVGTGAFSYQVKYNDITDWTGVVRIIVNGINKGDFQNLPKLTFNQSEVAKTWDELSIILPTNDLKEIMEATANLSDQEEQKKVLAIASGYFHSNVIKSAALDSDNNELYDRIKNHSTREHTNSAIWAQVTGGNTKLGGDENSLGEYKDNRYGVMAGFDIYFGSMSSINKTMLGIYVNYKDQSMNQEASKATLNKIGGGLYGGYIEESYEIKAMIGGSKDSYETTRNIAISQYLPVPPYADRNAKANYEGFTLGADVEGALKYKIGNNTNFRPYAGAELKNVSYDGFTETGANGLNLKVEAGNYLRTTARVGAGVNYDDKTWAGYVNLEGKYLLTGKKYEIESVFEGTEVKFLSRGYEENGLILGATLGGSVRITEGLKFFINANAHTAEKFTNLYANAGLRYNFCGITHKEKEEPVVEKAAPAPVVVEQPKPEIEEQAKPAVEAGKKQIQPYRSRAVNFDTNKYLLKSNHISSIKEHADYIKQHDYNKVVIEGHTDSTGNEKVNQPLSERRAQSVYNELANNGIPKEKMEIVGHSSKNPVDTNKTKEGRANNRRTEIVVE from the coding sequence ATGAAAACAATTTTGCGTGCAGTCATTACATTTTTTGTATGCGTCTGTCATACCGTGCTTGACACGGTATCCATGTTAAATAAAAAACGGATTCCGATTTTCAGCGCAATGACAAATAAAAAATCTGTCATCAAAAGGTCTGTCTTGAGGGCAATTGCCCTTCAGGATCTGCTGTTGTCGTTAAAATTCCACTTTTCACTTTCCACTTTCCACATTGCCTTATTAATAGCTTTTTCCTTGTTTTTGGCAGCGCCAAAAACCAATGCCCAAACATCTGTAAATAACTTCGCAGATTTTATAGCCATAACAACCACAACAAACAATTACGACATATCTTTAACCGGCGATATCTTCTTTTCCGGCGGTAATTTTAATATTTTAAGCGGAGCAATTACAGGAAACGGATACGCGTTAGACGGACAAAATGTAAATGCCGGAGTTCTGCTTACTTCCGGAAATAATTTATTTTTTTATGGCCCCATAACATTTCAAAACTTTTCAAAAGCATCAGCTAATTATGGAAAAGCATCGCAGGGAGGAGCGTTATTTGTAGCCGGAGCATATAATGTGTATTTAGATAGCGCAACTATATTAAACTTTGCATCGTCAACAATAAACTTTGCAGGCAATACGGTAATAAGTGGAGGTGAGGGAACAGCTTCGCAAGGCGGAGGACTCTTTGTAGGCGGTGCGGTTGCAGCCGGAAGATCTTATGCCGGAGCAAACAATTCCAGTAGCGCCACAGCAGTAGTAAATTTCACATCGTCAACAGTAAACTTTGCAAGCAATACGGTAATAAGTGGAGGTGATGGAGCAGCCGCACAAGGCGGAGGGCTCTTTGTAGGCGGTGCGGTTGCAGCCGGAGCATTTGATGCCGGAGCAAACAATTCCAGCAGCGGCACAGCGGTAGTAAATTTCACATCATCAACAATAAACTTTACAAGCAATACGGTAATAAGTGGAGATTATGGAACAGCCGCACAAGGCGGAGGACTGTTTGTAGGAGGAGCGGTTTCTGCCGGGACATATTATTATGGAATCAGCAATGCCAGCAGCGGCACAGCAGTAGTAAATTTCACATCGTCAACAATAAACTTTACAAGCAATACGGTAGCAAGTGGATTGTATGGAGCAGCAGTACAAGGCGGAGGACTGTTTGTAGGCGGTGCGGTTGCAGCCGGAGCAAAAAGTAATGCAGTCAACAATTCCAGCAGCGCCACAGCAGTAGTAAACTTCACATTGTCAACAGTAAACTTTGCAAGCAATACGGTAATAAATGGAGGTTATGGAACAGCCGCACAAGGCGGAGGACTCTTTGTAGGCGGTGCGGTTGCAGTCGGAGTATATAATGATGGAGCAAACAACGCCAGCAGCGCCACAGCAGTAGTAAACTTCACATCGTCAACAATAAACTTTGCAGGCAATACGGTAATAAGTGGAGATGAGGGAACAGCTTCGCAAGGCGGAGGACTCTTTGTAGGCGGTGCGGTTGCAGCCGTAATACTTTACGGAGTAAATGATTCCAGCAGCGCCACAGCAGTAGTAAATTTCACATCGTCAACAGTAAGCTTTGCAAATAATACAGTAACGAGTGGAAATAATGGAACAGCCGCACAAGGCGGAGGACTCTTTGTAGGCGGTGCGGTTGCAGCCGTAGTAGCTGGTTCCGGAGCAAACAACGCCAGCAGCGGCACAGCAGTAGTAAACTTTACATCATCAACAATAAATTTCACAAGCAATACGGTAACGAGCGGAGGCAATGGAAGCGCATCGCAAGGCGGAGGACTGTTTGTAGGAGGAGCGGTCTCTGCCGGTGCAGTTTACGGAGCAGCTAATTACAGCAGTAGCGGCACAGCAACAGTAACTTTCACAAATTCAATAGTTAACATAGGTAACAACGTAGCGCAAGACGGCGGCGGGCTATTTGTAGGCGGCTCTGTGTCAACAGGCGCATATACTAACGGTGTAAACACAGCCACCAATGGCATAGCGCAAGCAACATTTACCGGTTCAACGGTAACAATAATAGGCAACGCTGCAAGCGCTAGTGGCGGAGGAATATATATAGCGGGCAACTATGGAGCCGGCGCCACAGACGGACAAGCAAGCCTAATATTTGAGAACACAAAAGTAACAATAGCAAGCAACACGGCGCAGCAAGGGGCGGCAATATACGCAGTAAACAGAGCAAGCGTAGTATTTAATAACACAAACATAGAATTCTTGTGGAACAAAAGCGCCGCCGGAAACGGGGTAGTGTATTGGGACACAAGTTCATATGTTGGGTTAGAGAATGCAAAAATAACAAAAGCAATAGGGAACCAAGCCAATAACGGCGGATTTTTGTATTTGGTAAATGGCGTCACAGTAACGTTTGCAGGAACGGCAACATTTGACGGCAATAAAGCAAGCGTAAACGGCGGAGCATTGTATATAACCGGCAATACAAGCCAGATAATTTTTGCAGATGGCAGCACAATAACATTTACAAATAACAACGCGGCGCAAGGCGGAGCAGTATATGCAACAGCCGGAGCAAACGTAGTATTTACAACCGGAGCGCATTACGTAGTAAGCAACAACACGGCAACCTACGGCGGATTTATAGCGGTAAATAATGCAACAGCAACGTTTAAATCGGGAGTAGATTTTAGCTTAAGCAATTCAAGCGCAACTTACGGCGGATTTTTATATGCAACAAATAATGCAATAGCCAATTTTGAAAATATATATGCATCATCAAACAGCGCAGCATTAGGCGGATTTGCAGCAGCGGAAAGCGGCGCAGTAATAAACATAGGAAGCGCAGTAATAACCGGCAACGTGGCAACAAGCAGCGGCGGAGCAATATATTTACAAACCAGCACAGCGAATTTTAACAGCGCAACCGGCGCAATAGTATTTGCAAGCAACACGGCAAACGGAAAAGCGAATGATATTTACGCAGCGGGTTCGTTTATAAATTTCAACGCAGAAAATAATCAAATAAGAATAGAAGACGGAATATACATAGGAGCCGGCGGAAATAACACAATAAGCAAAACGGGATTAGGGGAATTGTATATAAGCGGAAACAATTATATACAGGGAGCATTTAACCAAACAGCAGGAACAACGTTAATAGAGAAAGCAACGTGGACATTTGAAAACGGAAATTGGAACGTAACAACATCGTCAGGGGTAAGAATAACAAGCTCGGTAGTAACGGTAGCAAACACAGTAATAACAAGTTTTACATATAATTCGTTTGCCGCGGGTGTTTCGTCTATAACCAATGCAAATGCAAGAGCGCTAACGTTAAATGCAAGCGCGGCAGTTTTTGACGGGAATATGTATTTTTCAAGCAACACAAGCGCAATGATGGTAAACGGAGGAGCGGTTGGAATATATTCAAGCAGCGTGCAGTTTAATGGGTATGCATCGTTTGTAGGAAATACAGCGACCGGCGGAAGATTAACATTTTCAAACAATGGGGCAAACGGCGGAGCAATATATGCGCAAAACAGCGTTATAGAATTTAACGGGAAATCGAATTTTGCAGGAAACAGTGCGCAAAGAGCGACAACAGGCGCTGATGGTAACGGTAGCGGTATATATGCGTTGAATTCACAAATATACTTTAATGAAATATCATCATTTACCGGTCAACTGGGTGGAAATTCACAATATGGCGGGGCAATATATATTGAACAAAGCACGATAGTATTTAATAAGGGCGCATATTTTGAGAGCAATGTAAGCATGGGCGCAGGAATATATTCAAGCGGATCATATGTAAGTTTCCGGAATAGTCCTGTAGCATTTTTCAATAATACAGCAGGTGACTATAATCAGTCAGGAGCTCTGTATGTGCGTCAAGGGTCGTTAATTGAATTTGTCGGTGCAGATGCGAATTTTACAAATAATAAATCGCAACACGGAGGAGGAGCTATCTACCTTTTGGCAGGCTCAACAATGACGTTTAGTAATAACAATGTTGTATTTTCAAGTAATACAGATAATACGTCTGGCGGAGCAATATATAGTAATGGGCTAATATTGTTTAACGCTGCGCAAGTGTTGTTTGCAGATAATAAAGTAGCTAATGGCAGTTCAATGGCTCCGGTGAGAGGTTTGGGAGGAGCAATCATAATAAGAGCTGGCGGCGAAATAGATTTTATTGGCAGCTCTGTAGCATTTGCAAGAAACAGTGCGTATACGCTTGGCGGAGCAATATATGCTGATGCAGGAAGCACAATAACCTTTGCATCAGCGCCGGCAATATTTGATGATAATGTAGCCGAGTCAAGCGGAGGAGCAATCTACAGCAACTTGGCGAACATAACATTTAACAACGGCAACGCAACGTTTACAAACAACAAAGCGCTAACAGGAAGCGGAGGAGCAATCTACGCGGTGGATGATTTAGTCTTTGACGGAGCAAACGTAGATTTCACCGGAAACGAAGCGTTGAGCGGAAACGGAGGAGCAATATTTGCCGACGACACAATACTAACAATAAAGAACGCAGTGATGACGTTTATGAACAACAAAGCATTGCTTGGCGGAGCAGTTTACGCAAGCAACAATTCAAACATAACGTTAAGCGGGCGTGGAAGTTTTATAGGAAATGAGGCGAATGCCTCAGGAGCAGCGGTTTACGTAACAGGCGGCAGCACAGTAACGTTAGAAGCAGCAAGCGGCGATATACTATTTACAGGCAACAAAGCCGCCGGAACGCCAAACGATATATACGCGGACAACAATAGCCGACTAAATTTAATAACCGGGGGAACCAACACAATAAGTATAGCAGGAGGAATATTAAGCAACACAGCCGGCACGGCAATAGAAGTAAACAAAACCGGAACGGGAACGCTCTTTATGGGCGGGGATAACGAAATATGGGGCGACTTTACGGCGACAGCGGGAAAAGTGGTGCTGTTAGAAAGCGCAACGTTTAAAGCAAACAACATAATATTTAACGGAGCCGAGTTAGACATGACCGACGCCGACCTGTATGATAACTTGCACGTAAACGTAGCAACGGCAACAACGATGTTTGCAAGCAATACAAGCTTGTTAATGGACATATTTGAAAACGGAAACAACGACCAAATATTTGCAAGCTCTGCGCAAATAGGAGGGAATTTGCAAATAAAAGCGCACTTTGGGGTGTACAATAATCAGGAATACCATTTGATAATGTCGAGTGAAAACGCGATAAACGGAACGTTTGCAAACGCAACGTTTGTATATGTAGGAACAGGAGCATTTAGCTATCAAGTGAAGTATAACGATATAACGGATTGGACAGGCGTAGTGAGAATAATAGTAAACGGAATAAACAAAGGGGACTTCCAAAACTTGCCGAAGTTAACGTTCAACCAAAGCGAAGTGGCAAAAACGTGGGACGAATTATCAATAATTCTGCCGACAAACGACTTGAAAGAAATAATGGAAGCAACGGCAAACTTAAGCGACCAAGAAGAACAAAAGAAAGTGCTGGCAATAGCGTCAGGCTACTTCCACAGCAACGTAATAAAGTCTGCAGCGTTGGACAGCGACAATAACGAGTTGTATGACAGAATAAAAAACCACAGCACAAGGGAACACACAAACAGCGCAATATGGGCGCAAGTAACCGGAGGAAACACAAAGTTAGGCGGCGACGAAAACAGCCTTGGCGAATACAAAGATAATAGATATGGAGTAATGGCAGGGTTTGACATATACTTTGGAAGCATGAGCAGCATAAACAAAACGATGTTGGGAATATATGTAAACTATAAAGACCAAAGCATGAACCAAGAAGCAAGCAAAGCAACGCTAAATAAAATAGGCGGCGGATTATACGGCGGCTACATAGAAGAAAGCTACGAAATAAAAGCAATGATAGGCGGAAGTAAGGATAGTTACGAAACAACAAGAAATATAGCAATAAGTCAGTACCTGCCGGTACCGCCATACGCCGACAGAAACGCAAAAGCCAACTACGAAGGCTTCACGTTAGGAGCAGACGTGGAAGGCGCATTGAAATACAAAATAGGAAACAACACAAACTTCAGACCATACGCAGGAGCAGAATTAAAGAACGTGAGCTACGACGGCTTCACAGAAACCGGAGCAAACGGATTAAACCTAAAAGTAGAAGCAGGCAACTATTTAAGAACAACCGCGCGAGTAGGAGCGGGAGTAAACTACGACGATAAGACATGGGCAGGATATGTAAACTTGGAAGGAAAATACTTATTAACAGGAAAGAAATACGAAATAGAAAGCGTATTTGAAGGAACGGAAGTGAAGTTCTTAAGCCGAGGCTACGAAGAAAACGGGTTGATATTAGGAGCAACATTAGGCGGAAGCGTGAGAATAACCGAAGGTCTAAAATTCTTCATAAACGCCAACGCCCACACAGCCGAAAAGTTCACAAACCTCTACGCCAACGCGGGATTGAGATACAATTTCTGCGGAATAACACACAAAGAAAAAGAAG